Proteins from a genomic interval of Clostridia bacterium:
- a CDS encoding RusA family crossover junction endodeoxyribonuclease — MVSFVVPGRPVPAARMTQRGKWTSRARRSLAYQEAVAWAAKAAGVPVLSGPVCLTARFYLCGQRRGDLSNYLKAVEDGLQYAGVIPNDRQIVAYGGGTGIYPAANRKDERAEIVLSELPEAIPWLPAEAEDERYAEAQAFYDGDDY; from the coding sequence ATGGTTAGCTTTGTGGTTCCCGGCCGCCCTGTCCCGGCGGCAAGAATGACTCAGCGGGGGAAGTGGACAAGCCGCGCCAGAAGGAGCCTGGCCTACCAGGAAGCCGTAGCCTGGGCCGCTAAGGCGGCGGGGGTTCCGGTGCTGAGCGGGCCGGTGTGTCTAACCGCAAGGTTTTACCTTTGCGGACAGCGCCGCGGGGACCTCAGTAATTACCTCAAAGCTGTGGAGGATGGCCTACAGTACGCTGGGGTTATCCCAAATGACAGGCAGATTGTGGCTTACGGCGGCGGGACCGGTATATACCCGGCGGCCAACCGTAAAGATGAGCGGGCAGAAATAGTCTTGAGCGAACTCCCAGAAGCAATTCCATGGTTACCGGCGGAGGCGGAGGATGAGCGATATGCCGAGGCGCAGGCGTTCTACGACGGTGATGATTACTAG
- the dnaN gene encoding DNA polymerase III subunit beta has product MRLRVNQEDLHKALQITLKASSPTSTLPILGAVLLRAWESTLALTTTNLELSVRLSITAEVEEEGEIALPARDLADLARFLPPGPLFIQSDPDAPRSVLLSRGDSRWKINGYPVEDFPGFPAVTSNGFSLPVDFFRSAVQKGGAAVARDDTGRVFNGIFIEADAEGTLHVVSTDTHRLAYAWGKVLDTPLEPWSILVPGKNLLDMIRLLSREQFLFGIAENACTLSTKDFETELRLLEGRFPAYQQVIPKKWQTRIEIDAGELAASVQRALVIGRPDDKTKTPVLRLKLSGQSVSVESAWQERGEMHEELPAKIEGEELEIAFNARYLLDGLQAVGAEEVVIEFNGPTGPAIIRPRQEKEVACLYLVLPVRLR; this is encoded by the coding sequence ATGCGGCTTCGTGTTAACCAGGAAGATCTCCATAAGGCATTGCAGATAACCCTGAAGGCTTCTTCTCCCACCAGCACTTTACCAATCCTGGGAGCAGTGTTGCTTAGGGCCTGGGAAAGTACGCTTGCTTTAACCACGACCAATTTGGAGCTTTCCGTCCGGCTTAGCATTACTGCCGAGGTGGAGGAAGAGGGGGAGATAGCTCTTCCCGCCCGAGATCTGGCCGATCTGGCACGTTTTCTGCCTCCCGGGCCGCTCTTTATACAGAGCGACCCCGATGCTCCTCGGTCGGTGCTTCTGAGCCGGGGAGACTCGCGCTGGAAAATCAATGGTTACCCCGTGGAAGACTTTCCGGGATTCCCAGCAGTAACAAGCAACGGCTTTTCACTGCCTGTCGATTTCTTTAGGTCGGCAGTGCAGAAGGGCGGCGCAGCTGTAGCCAGAGACGATACCGGTAGGGTATTTAACGGAATCTTTATTGAGGCGGACGCAGAAGGTACTCTGCATGTGGTTTCTACCGATACCCATCGGCTGGCCTATGCCTGGGGCAAAGTCTTGGACACCCCGCTTGAACCCTGGAGCATTTTGGTTCCCGGTAAAAACCTGCTGGACATGATCCGGCTTTTAAGCAGGGAACAATTTCTTTTCGGGATAGCTGAGAACGCATGTACCCTATCAACAAAAGATTTTGAGACTGAATTGCGGCTGCTGGAGGGAAGATTTCCTGCTTACCAGCAGGTTATTCCGAAAAAGTGGCAGACCAGGATAGAGATCGACGCTGGTGAGCTTGCTGCCAGCGTCCAGCGAGCTCTAGTAATAGGCAGGCCGGACGACAAAACCAAGACGCCTGTGCTGCGGCTGAAGCTGTCCGGCCAATCCGTGTCTGTCGAAAGTGCCTGGCAGGAGAGAGGCGAAATGCACGAAGAGCTTCCAGCCAAGATTGAAGGCGAGGAGCTGGAAATCGCCTTTAACGCTCGTTACCTGCTGGACGGGCTACAGGCAGTTGGCGCAGAAGAAGTAGTCATTGAATTTAACGGCCCAACAGGCCCGGCAATTATCAGACCTCGACAAGAAAAAGAAGTTGCATGCCTGTATCTGGTGCTGCCCGTGAGGCTGAGATGA